From Porphyromonadaceae bacterium W3.11, one genomic window encodes:
- a CDS encoding IdeS/Mac family cysteine endopeptidase (This family includes IgM or IgG-cleaving cysteine proteases.), with product MSWFFTGRYGLETKDGAAFFEDVLGKDEIVARIVSVYADNMTQEIKKALQSKEAITCGIKLPRLNHAISIWGADFDSDGNVSAIYIADSNDRDISEQEKVCSYYWDRCRVPAGLIRKPIKIRDGNVYMESSSPGYFTIQIYELNFLSLKTKEWEDYFRRHPKL from the coding sequence TTGAGTTGGTTCTTTACTGGTCGATATGGCTTAGAGACCAAAGACGGAGCTGCATTTTTCGAAGATGTCCTAGGGAAAGATGAAATCGTGGCTAGGATTGTATCCGTATATGCTGATAATATGACACAAGAGATAAAGAAAGCACTCCAATCAAAGGAGGCAATCACCTGTGGTATCAAGTTGCCTCGTCTGAATCACGCTATATCGATTTGGGGTGCTGACTTTGATAGCGATGGAAATGTCTCAGCCATCTATATCGCAGATAGCAATGACCGAGATATCTCCGAGCAGGAAAAAGTATGTTCATATTATTGGGATCGCTGCCGAGTCCCGGCAGGCTTAATACGCAAGCCCATTAAGATAAGAGATGGCAATGTATATATGGAAAGTAGTTCCCCTGGTTATTTTACTATCCAAATATATGAATTGAACTTCTTGAGTTTGAAAACCAAGGAGTGGGAAGATTACTTCCGTCGCCATCCGAAGTTATGA
- a CDS encoding SufE family protein, whose protein sequence is MTIKDIQDEIIDDFSLLDDWMDRYQLIIDMGGQLEPLPEADKVPNNVIEGCQSRVWITGEMDDEGRLQLRADSDAVIVKGIIAMLLRVLSGQKPEDILNADLYFIDEVGLKEHLSPTRSNGLLSMVRHIKLLAASQLQ, encoded by the coding sequence ATGACTATTAAAGATATACAAGACGAGATTATCGATGATTTTTCACTTTTAGACGATTGGATGGATCGCTATCAACTCATCATTGATATGGGTGGACAGCTCGAGCCTCTTCCAGAGGCTGATAAAGTCCCCAATAACGTGATAGAAGGCTGTCAAAGTCGAGTTTGGATCACGGGTGAAATGGATGATGAGGGACGACTTCAATTGAGAGCTGACAGCGATGCTGTTATTGTAAAGGGCATCATAGCGATGTTGTTAAGAGTACTTAGTGGTCAGAAACCTGAAGATATATTGAACGCTGATCTCTACTTCATAGATGAAGTGGGCTTGAAGGAGCATCTTTCTCCTACAAGATCTAATGGATTGTTGAGTATGGTACGTCATATTAAGTTGCTTGCCGCATCTCAACTACAGTAG